In Calothrix sp. PCC 7507, one DNA window encodes the following:
- a CDS encoding DUF4089 domain-containing protein encodes MESKEFDVGEYVDQMGLLLDLQIRDEYRDGVVANFERIKAIAQLINSFPIPEEVEVAPVFEP; translated from the coding sequence ATGGAAAGTAAAGAATTTGATGTGGGGGAGTATGTGGATCAGATGGGGTTGTTGCTGGATTTGCAAATCAGGGATGAGTATCGGGATGGGGTGGTGGCGAATTTTGAGAGAATAAAGGCGATCGCTCAACTAATCAACTCATTCCCCATCCCAGAAGAAGTTGAAGTAGCACCTGTGTTTGAACCATGA
- a CDS encoding Asp-tRNA(Asn)/Glu-tRNA(Gln) amidotransferase GatCAB subunit A produces MNDAVSIATAVREGRVSAVEVTQAALAKIAARDRELNCFTAVMAESALVGAARIDSEIAQGNNPGVLAGVPFAVKNLFDIAGLTTLAGSKINAENPPATEDATAVAKLKQAGAVLVGALNMDEYAYGFVTENSHYGATHNPHDLQRVAGGSSGGSAAAVAAGLVPLTLGSDTNGSIRVPAALCGVLGLKPTYGRLSRAGVALFSTSFDHIGPFARSVRDIAMVFDLLQGEDEKDPVCTKRPPELVLSQLHQDISGIKIAIAGDYFVQGAAPEALAAVEQVARALDVTEYVKIPEAHRARAAAFVITASEGANLHLEKLKSRPQDFDAATRDRFLAGALIPSQWYLQAQRFRRWYSDRIREIFQNVDVILAPTTPITAPLIGQQTMILDGEEILVRPHLGLFTQPLSFIGLPVLSVPIQRPNSLPLGVQLIAAPHNEALILRVAAVLESQGVISAKVLDNS; encoded by the coding sequence ATGAATGATGCTGTATCCATTGCGACGGCTGTCAGGGAAGGTAGGGTTAGCGCGGTGGAAGTTACGCAGGCGGCGTTAGCTAAAATTGCTGCACGTGATCGGGAACTTAATTGTTTCACGGCTGTGATGGCTGAAAGTGCTTTAGTAGGTGCAGCCAGAATTGATAGCGAAATTGCTCAAGGTAACAATCCCGGTGTGTTAGCTGGTGTCCCTTTCGCTGTGAAAAACCTCTTTGATATCGCTGGTTTGACAACTCTGGCGGGATCGAAAATTAATGCCGAAAATCCTCCAGCTACTGAAGATGCGACGGCGGTAGCCAAGCTAAAACAAGCGGGTGCGGTGTTGGTTGGCGCTTTAAATATGGATGAGTACGCCTATGGGTTTGTGACAGAAAATTCCCATTATGGTGCTACTCACAACCCCCATGATTTACAGCGGGTAGCTGGGGGTTCATCTGGTGGTTCGGCGGCGGCTGTGGCGGCGGGTTTGGTGCCGTTGACGCTGGGTTCTGATACGAATGGTTCGATTCGGGTGCCGGCGGCGTTGTGTGGGGTTTTGGGTTTGAAACCAACTTACGGACGCTTGTCTCGTGCTGGGGTAGCTTTATTCTCTACCAGTTTTGACCATATTGGCCCCTTTGCCCGTTCGGTGCGGGATATTGCTATGGTGTTTGATTTGCTTCAGGGAGAGGATGAGAAAGATCCCGTTTGTACTAAGCGTCCTCCTGAATTGGTTTTATCGCAACTCCATCAAGATATTTCTGGTATCAAAATTGCGATCGCAGGTGATTATTTTGTGCAAGGTGCAGCACCGGAAGCTTTAGCAGCAGTAGAACAAGTTGCCCGTGCGCTAGATGTAACTGAGTATGTGAAGATACCAGAAGCCCACCGTGCGAGGGCGGCTGCGTTTGTGATTACGGCTAGTGAGGGCGCAAATCTGCATTTAGAAAAGTTAAAATCGCGTCCTCAAGATTTTGATGCTGCAACACGCGATCGCTTTTTAGCTGGGGCGTTAATACCGAGTCAATGGTATTTGCAAGCACAACGGTTTCGGAGATGGTATAGCGATCGCATTCGAGAAATTTTTCAAAATGTAGATGTAATTCTTGCCCCTACCACACCAATTACAGCCCCATTAATTGGGCAACAAACGATGATTTTAGATGGGGAAGAAATTCTCGTCCGTCCCCATTTGGGTTTATTCACCCAGCCTTTATCTTTCATCGGCTTACCTGTTTTATCAGTGCCAATTCAGCGCCCAAATTCTTTACCTTTAGGTGTACAACTAATAGCTGCACCTCACAACGAAGCGTTAATTCTTAGAGTTGCGGCTGTGCTAGAATCCCAAGGTGTGATTTCAGCAAAGGTCTTAGATAATTCGTGA
- a CDS encoding GNAT family N-acetyltransferase yields MNIRCETLLDYPAIAEANILAFKQENEAKLVEEIRNSDCYIPELSLVAEIAGAVVGHILFSYIDLVGEETLQVLALAPLAIHPQFQRQGIGSALIAAGLEKADIRGEAIVIVLGHPQFYTRFGFEPSVRYEIESPFPVPDDVFMVKPLQSYQPKYKGKVIYPPAFGDV; encoded by the coding sequence ATGAACATCCGTTGTGAAACTCTATTAGACTACCCAGCGATAGCTGAGGCGAATATATTAGCATTTAAACAAGAGAATGAAGCCAAACTTGTTGAGGAAATTCGCAATTCTGACTGCTATATTCCAGAACTTTCTTTAGTAGCAGAAATTGCAGGTGCTGTAGTCGGGCACATTTTATTTAGCTACATCGATCTGGTGGGTGAAGAAACTCTACAAGTACTTGCTCTAGCACCTTTAGCAATTCATCCACAGTTCCAAAGACAAGGAATTGGTAGTGCATTAATAGCAGCAGGGTTAGAAAAAGCAGATATCAGAGGGGAAGCAATAGTGATTGTATTGGGTCATCCTCAATTTTATACTCGCTTTGGTTTTGAGCCATCAGTTCGTTATGAAATCGAGTCTCCTTTTCCAGTTCCAGATGATGTTTTTATGGTCAAACCACTACAAAGTTATCAACCTAAGTATAAAGGAAAGGTGATTTATCCACCTGCTTTTGGTGATGTTTGA
- the bchB gene encoding ferredoxin:protochlorophyllide reductase (ATP-dependent) subunit B, whose protein sequence is MKLAYWMYAGPAHIGTLRIASSFKNVHAIMHAPLGDDYFNVMRSMLSRERNFTPVTTSVVDRNVLARGSQEKVVDNITRKDAEEHPDLIVLTPTCTSSILQEDLHNFVERAQLEAKGDVMLADVNHYRYNELQAADRTLHQIVQYYIEKARKRGELPADKTAKPSVNIIGISTLGFHNQHDCTELKRLMADLGIEVNSIIPEGASVNQLKNLPRAWFNLLPYRELGLQTAIYLEEQFGTPYVDITPMGVVETARCIRKIQQVINAQGAEVEYEDFINEQTLHVSQAAWFSRSIDCQNLTGKKAVVFGDNTHAAALTKILTREMGIHVVWAGTYCKYDADWFREQVSEYCDEVLITDDHGAIGDAIARVEPSAIFGTQMERHVGKRLDIPCGVIAAPIHVQNFPIGYKPFLGYEGTNQVTDLIYNSFTLGMEDHLLEIFGGHDTKEVITKGISAESDLNWTKDGQAELNKIPGFVRGKVKRNTEKFARDRGFKEINAEVLYAAKEAVGA, encoded by the coding sequence ATGAAATTGGCTTACTGGATGTATGCTGGCCCCGCCCACATTGGCACACTGCGGATAGCCAGTTCTTTTAAGAATGTCCATGCCATCATGCACGCCCCACTCGGCGATGACTATTTTAACGTCATGCGCTCCATGCTATCGCGGGAGAGAAACTTCACCCCGGTGACAACTAGCGTGGTTGATCGCAACGTTTTAGCCCGTGGCTCCCAAGAAAAGGTGGTAGACAACATCACCCGCAAAGATGCTGAAGAACACCCAGATTTAATTGTCTTAACTCCTACTTGCACCTCCAGCATTCTGCAAGAAGATTTGCACAACTTTGTCGAACGTGCCCAGCTGGAAGCCAAAGGGGATGTGATGCTAGCGGATGTGAACCACTACCGCTACAACGAACTGCAAGCCGCCGATCGCACTCTGCATCAAATCGTTCAATACTACATCGAGAAAGCCCGTAAGCGGGGCGAACTACCAGCAGATAAAACTGCCAAGCCTTCAGTTAACATCATTGGTATTTCTACCCTTGGTTTCCATAACCAACACGATTGCACAGAACTGAAACGGTTGATGGCTGACTTGGGAATTGAGGTGAATTCCATAATTCCCGAAGGTGCTTCAGTTAACCAATTGAAGAATCTGCCTCGCGCTTGGTTTAACTTGCTACCTTACCGCGAACTGGGTTTACAAACAGCTATTTATCTAGAAGAACAATTTGGTACACCCTACGTAGATATCACCCCGATGGGTGTAGTGGAAACTGCCCGTTGTATCCGCAAGATTCAGCAGGTGATTAACGCCCAAGGTGCTGAGGTTGAATACGAAGACTTTATTAACGAGCAAACCTTGCATGTATCTCAAGCTGCTTGGTTCTCCCGTTCTATTGACTGTCAAAACTTGACTGGGAAAAAAGCTGTGGTTTTTGGCGATAATACCCACGCCGCGGCACTCACCAAAATTTTGACTAGGGAAATGGGGATTCATGTTGTTTGGGCTGGGACTTACTGCAAATATGATGCAGACTGGTTCCGCGAACAAGTAAGCGAGTATTGTGATGAAGTCCTGATTACTGATGATCATGGCGCAATTGGGGACGCGATCGCCCGTGTCGAACCCTCCGCCATCTTCGGTACCCAAATGGAACGCCACGTCGGTAAGCGTTTGGACATCCCTTGCGGTGTGATTGCTGCACCCATCCACGTGCAAAACTTCCCCATTGGTTACAAACCATTCTTGGGTTACGAAGGTACAAATCAGGTGACAGATTTGATCTACAATTCCTTTACTTTGGGAATGGAAGATCACCTATTGGAAATTTTTGGTGGTCACGACACCAAAGAAGTCATTACCAAAGGAATTTCGGCTGAATCTGACTTGAATTGGACTAAAGATGGTCAAGCAGAATTGAACAAAATTCCCGGATTTGTGCGTGGTAAAGTCAAGCGCAACACCGAGAAATTTGCACGCGATCGCGGCTTTAAGGAAATCAATGCTGAGGTGCTGTACGCAGCTAAGGAAGCTGTCGGGGCTTAG
- a CDS encoding FkbM family methyltransferase, whose protein sequence is MFKSWEVKLRNLRVKLLGYVPDILLKPVAESSDVFKKILPYNFYILLNIQDTSISRPLLIKGSYEQSVSELFVKYLKPDSCVIDIGANIGYYSLLAASQCPRGKVLSFEPDNKNFQLLKTSIAYNQFEEIIQAYNLAVSDANKTIIISDLGNTANSGARFTAEDENLLKSLISAPDAYFQKIEAIQLDTFLTEIRVDVVKIDIEGHEPYAILGMLNILKRDQPIIFAELAPSNIKLLGGMEAADFLQLLLNIGYRISLIEKRGNLLEFNQDIPAVMSYFGQQKTHHVDILLTV, encoded by the coding sequence ATGTTCAAGTCGTGGGAGGTAAAACTCCGGAACTTGCGGGTTAAACTGCTAGGATATGTTCCTGATATTTTGCTTAAACCTGTTGCCGAATCTAGCGATGTTTTTAAGAAAATCTTACCCTATAACTTTTATATTTTGTTGAATATTCAAGATACATCTATCAGTCGTCCACTCTTGATAAAAGGTAGCTATGAACAAAGCGTATCAGAACTGTTTGTCAAATATCTCAAGCCAGATTCCTGTGTTATTGATATTGGAGCTAATATAGGCTATTACAGCTTACTGGCTGCTAGCCAATGTCCTCGCGGTAAAGTGTTGAGTTTTGAACCCGACAACAAGAATTTTCAACTATTGAAAACCAGTATTGCCTATAACCAATTTGAGGAAATTATCCAAGCCTATAATTTGGCTGTCAGCGACGCTAATAAAACTATTATTATTTCTGATCTTGGTAATACAGCCAATTCTGGGGCTAGGTTTACTGCTGAAGATGAAAATTTATTGAAATCCTTAATTTCTGCCCCAGATGCATACTTTCAAAAGATAGAAGCTATTCAACTTGATACTTTTTTAACAGAAATTAGAGTAGATGTAGTCAAAATTGATATTGAAGGACATGAACCCTATGCCATCTTGGGTATGCTGAATATTCTCAAGCGAGATCAGCCTATTATATTTGCAGAATTAGCGCCTTCCAATATCAAATTACTCGGTGGCATGGAAGCAGCAGATTTTTTACAGCTACTCCTAAATATTGGTTATCGCATTTCCCTAATCGAAAAGCGTGGTAATTTACTGGAATTTAACCAGGATATTCCGGCTGTTATGAGTTACTTTGGACAACAAAAAACTCATCATGTTGATATTTTATTAACAGTTTGA
- a CDS encoding DUF952 domain-containing protein has product MNTILHITQRQQWEQAKDLGRYIADSLNTEGFIHCSKKAQLVKVANRFFVNQTDLVILCIDADQVKPEIRYEEAEIGELFPHIYGELNIDAVFRVIDFESGEDGFFVLPPEVINLE; this is encoded by the coding sequence ATGAACACCATCCTACACATCACGCAACGCCAGCAATGGGAACAAGCAAAAGACTTGGGTAGATATATTGCTGATTCACTCAATACTGAAGGCTTTATCCATTGTTCAAAAAAAGCACAATTAGTTAAGGTTGCTAATCGGTTTTTTGTTAATCAAACGGATTTGGTAATTCTTTGCATTGATGCCGATCAAGTTAAACCGGAAATTCGCTATGAGGAGGCGGAGATTGGAGAATTATTTCCTCATATTTATGGTGAATTGAATATTGATGCGGTGTTTCGGGTGATTGATTTTGAATCTGGGGAAGATGGTTTTTTTGTGTTGCCGCCAGAGGTGATAAATTTGGAGTAA
- a CDS encoding KGK domain-containing protein — protein sequence MNKIFQPLECDSDVLLFNNTTYLVSQFKELIRSDFANKFHNHINSNYLVSIPEALFKIEDIIWKFDGQGINCRILRVSSTGWKPGKLRIRISTEIIPPPPSNPRVGTQIQYKIGLEFCPDEPDEPAEPESPLDDIRKMMQAT from the coding sequence ATGAATAAAATTTTCCAACCATTAGAATGTGATAGTGATGTATTGTTATTTAACAACACTACATATCTTGTCAGCCAATTCAAAGAATTAATACGGTCAGATTTTGCAAATAAGTTTCATAATCATATTAATTCTAATTACTTGGTGTCCATACCAGAAGCACTATTTAAAATAGAAGATATTATATGGAAATTTGATGGTCAAGGTATAAACTGTAGGATTTTAAGAGTTAGTTCAACAGGATGGAAACCAGGAAAACTAAGAATAAGGATATCTACAGAAATTATCCCTCCCCCTCCATCAAATCCTAGGGTTGGCACTCAAATCCAATATAAAATAGGTTTAGAATTTTGCCCTGATGAGCCTGATGAACCGGCTGAACCTGAATCGCCTCTAGATGATATTCGCAAAATGATGCAAGCAACATGA